Proteins encoded in a region of the Eschrichtius robustus isolate mEscRob2 chromosome 14, mEscRob2.pri, whole genome shotgun sequence genome:
- the C14H12orf76 gene encoding uncharacterized protein C12orf76 homolog — protein MLRPGWRWLCLGLCSLLLGQAEAPSPVEPPERSRPYAVLRGQNLVLMGTIFSILLVTVILMAFCVYKPIRRR, from the exons ATGCTGCGTCCAGGTTGGCGGTGGCTTTGCCTCGGACTGTGCAGCCTCCTGCTGGGACAGGCGGAGGCCCCGAGCCCCGTGGAGCCGCCGGAGCGGAGCCGGCCGTATGCGGTGCTGCGTGGGCAGAACCTGG TGTTGATGGGAACTATTTTCAGCATCCTGCTGGTGACCGTGATCCTTATGGCATTTTGCGTCTACAAGCCCATTCGGCGCCGGTGA